The genomic DNA GACCGTCCGCGACGTCCTCGACGAGCTGAACGTCACGTCGTTCCCGATGGTCACCGGTTCCCGCGGCATGCACCTCGTCGTTCCGCTCGACCGCACCGCTGACTTCGACGAGGCACGCGCGTTCGCCGTCGGCGTCGCCGACCTCGCGTCCGCAAGACACCCCGACACGCTCACGACCGAGCAGCGGAAGGACAAACGAGGGAACAGACTCTTCATCGACGTCATGAGGAACGCCTACGGCCAGACGGCCGTGCCCCCGTACGCGCTCCGCGCGAAGCCGGGCGCGCCGGTCGCGACGCCGATCGAATGGGACGAGCTGGGGAACGGCAGGCTCGCGCCCGACCGCTACAGTGTGAAGACCATCTTCCGCCGCCTCGGGCAGAAGGACGATCCCTGGCAGGGCATGGACCGTCGTGCGATCTCGCTCGAGGGGCGTGCGGCGAAGCTCCGAGAGCTCCTCGAGAGAGAGCGGGCGAACCGCGGAAACTGAGCGGCCGGCCATTCCAGCGCGGGGTCGCCCTTGCCACTCCCCTTCGACATGTGTAGACTTGTGCATGTGTCGCCCCCCGGGGCGGCGCGGCGTTCGCAGAACATGAAGCAGAGGCCGGCCACCAACGCATCCGGCGGGGCTCTTCACGCTGAACCGAAGAAGGAGGGAGACATGAAGCGTTCGTTGGCACTCATCGCCGTCCTCGGGCTTTCGGCGATGCTGGCCCTGGCCGGCTGCAGCCAGTCCGACTCTGAGGCACAGGCCGGAGGCTCGGTCGAGGACCAGCCCATGATGGGCGAGGGCGCCGAGTACGAGGGTAAGGTCGTCACGGCGGACAACAAGGCCGACTGCGTGGGCGAATGCACCGAGGAGTGCATCGAGACCTGCATGGCCGAGAACGCGAAGGCGATGCCGGCCGACGAGGCGCACGCCATGTGCGCCGAGAAGTGCGCCGAGACCTGCGGCACGGTCGAGCAGGCGTCAAGCGCGGGCGGCTGCCCCGGCGCGGCTGCCGCCGCCGCGAACGACCCGTGCGCCGGATGCCCGAAGGCGAAGGCCGCCGCGAGCGCCGACATGCACCAGTGTGTCGTCTGCGCCTGCGGGAAGGACATCCAGACCGACATCTCCATGGAGCACGAAGGTGCGACCTACTACTTCTGCTCCGAGGGCTGCAGGAACAAGTTCTCCGACCGGCCCGGCAAGTACATCAACTAGCCGGACTTCGACCTGAACGACAGGAGGGGGCGCCTCGCGAGGCGCCCCCTCTTTCTTCGTGCCGCCCGTTCGCCCGTCCCCTACCAGGCGTAGTCCAGCACCAGCATCGGCCGTTTGTCCTCTTCCGCGTACTCCCTTGAGGCGAAGATGAACTGGCTCGCCGTCGGGTCCTCGCTCGTGTCGATCTCGACGCCCTGGTTGGAGTAGAGACCGCTGATCCAGTCGTCGACGTAGTCGGTGATGTCGATCTCGTACCACAGTGAGTCGTACGACGCCTCGGCGATGGCCGCGCCGGAGGTGGCCAGGGAGTCGTCCCAGGTCACGCTGTTCTCGCCCCAGAACTCGGTGATCCGTCCGACGAGGATGGTCCGCTCCTCCGCTGTCGCCCCTCCCGAGGCGGTGTTGTACAGATGCACCGTCGCGCTGATGGCGTCCGCCGTCGGTTCGACATCGACCGGGAAGTAAATGTAGAGCTTCCAGTGGATCACGCCGTTGTTGAAGAGGTTGAGGTTCCCCAGGCTGCCATGGTTGATGTTCGACTGCGTCAACGACACGTACGTGTCCGCGGACGCGATGAACTCCGCACTCTCGAGCTTCTTCAGGGCGACGTCGTAGACGACCTCATCGTCGTTCACGTGCAGCGGTCCCGAGAATGTCCGGTACCCCTCGGCCGTCACGACCACGTCCCACTCGAGCTGTGGAATGCCGGAGAAGGAATACGCGCCCTGCGCGTCTGTCGTGTCCAGGCGGCCGTAGAGCGAAACGACGGCGCCCTCGATGGCACCGAGCGTCGCGTGCGATACGACACCGGAAACGTCGCCGGTTCCGACGAAGACGCTCATCCCGATGTCGTGCTGCGTCAGGCCCTCGATGTCGACGATCTCCGTGTAGTCGAAGAACCCCGCGAGCTCGGCCCTGACCATCCTCTCGCCGGTCGGCACGCCCTCGAGCTCGTAGAAGCCGTCGGATTCGCTCGTCGTCCACTCCCCGCTCACACTCACGATGGCGCCGGAGAGCGGCGTACTGGTGCCGGCGACGCGCACGTAGCCGTAGATCGTGCCCGTCTCATCCGACGTCAGCGCGCAGCCGACGACGACGAACACCACGGCCGAGAGCACGAGCGCTGCCAGTGTTCTTCTCATGGGAATCGTCTCCGGGGGGATCCGGTCGGTCGCGGGGGGATGTCCGGCGGCCATCCTGCATGGTCCAATATACCGCCGCTTCGGCGCCCGGTCAACGCCGCCGGCCGGCTCGTGCTGGCCGCTGCACCGGGGCTGTCCCTCAGTGAGCCCCGCCCGGCCTGATCACGTAGACGCCGCCGCAGCACGAGACCTGATTGTAGGTCGACTCGAGGCCGGCCGCCTGAAGCGCCTCCGACGCCTCGTCCGCGGCCCAGTAGTGCTCGTCGTCGTCCCAGGCCTCAGCCCACCGCCCGTGCGCCCTCTCCCGCTCCTCCACGTTCCCGAAGGAGACATCGCCGATCACCACGCGTCCGCCCGGCGTCAGATGGCGCCCGACGAGACGAGTGATCATCGCGACCTTCACCTCGAGCGGAAACTCGTGGAAGAGGTACGAGGAGACGATGCGGCTGAACGTCTGGTCCACGTCGATCGGCCAGTCGCCCGAGAGGTCGGCCTTGATGAGCTCG from Candidatus Effluviviaceae Genus V sp. includes the following:
- a CDS encoding DNRLRE domain-containing protein, which translates into the protein MAAGHPPATDRIPPETIPMRRTLAALVLSAVVFVVVGCALTSDETGTIYGYVRVAGTSTPLSGAIVSVSGEWTTSESDGFYELEGVPTGERMVRAELAGFFDYTEIVDIEGLTQHDIGMSVFVGTGDVSGVVSHATLGAIEGAVVSLYGRLDTTDAQGAYSFSGIPQLEWDVVVTAEGYRTFSGPLHVNDDEVVYDVALKKLESAEFIASADTYVSLTQSNINHGSLGNLNLFNNGVIHWKLYIYFPVDVEPTADAISATVHLYNTASGGATAEERTILVGRITEFWGENSVTWDDSLATSGAAIAEASYDSLWYEIDITDYVDDWISGLYSNQGVEIDTSEDPTASQFIFASREYAEEDKRPMLVLDYAW
- a CDS encoding YHS domain-containing protein codes for the protein MKRSLALIAVLGLSAMLALAGCSQSDSEAQAGGSVEDQPMMGEGAEYEGKVVTADNKADCVGECTEECIETCMAENAKAMPADEAHAMCAEKCAETCGTVEQASSAGGCPGAAAAAANDPCAGCPKAKAAASADMHQCVVCACGKDIQTDISMEHEGATYYFCSEGCRNKFSDRPGKYIN